In Syntrophobacterales bacterium, one DNA window encodes the following:
- a CDS encoding site-specific DNA-methyltransferase, protein MKYYIDDGFNIFDFKQQSKVADNSISPFYYDIVSKIKLYNLDTFSFFSNIPDNCVDLIFADPPYFLSSGGITCSNGKKQNVNKGEWDKARSINEVHAFNKKWLLESKRILKENGTIWVCGTFHNIFSVGFALQELDFKILNNIVWEKKDPPPNLTRKYFTHTSEHLIWASKTKSSRHIFNYDMLKTMATEEPMRSVWRDIWNLPSVSRSEKIYGKHPTQKPEEVIRRAVVASSNIGDLVFDPFCGSGTTGVVCKKLKRRFVGIDNNIEYLNIAKNRLLAINNKTNVRETQYN, encoded by the coding sequence ATGAAATATTATATTGATGATGGTTTTAATATATTTGATTTCAAACAACAAAGTAAGGTTGCTGATAATTCAATTTCACCATTTTATTATGATATTGTAAGTAAAATTAAATTGTACAACCTGGATACATTTTCTTTTTTCAGCAATATTCCTGATAACTGCGTTGATTTGATTTTTGCCGACCCTCCATACTTTCTGTCATCTGGAGGCATAACCTGCAGTAACGGCAAAAAACAAAACGTAAATAAGGGAGAATGGGACAAGGCAAGAAGTATCAATGAGGTTCATGCCTTCAATAAAAAGTGGTTGTTGGAGAGTAAACGTATTCTGAAAGAGAATGGGACAATTTGGGTTTGCGGGACTTTTCATAACATTTTCTCGGTAGGTTTTGCCTTGCAGGAATTGGATTTTAAGATTTTGAACAATATTGTTTGGGAAAAGAAAGATCCTCCCCCGAATTTAACCAGAAAATATTTTACTCACACTTCTGAACATCTTATTTGGGCATCAAAGACGAAATCGTCAAGACACATATTTAATTATGATATGTTGAAAACCATGGCAACCGAAGAACCTATGAGGTCTGTATGGAGGGATATATGGAATTTGCCCTCGGTAAGTCGCTCTGAAAAAATATATGGCAAACATCCGACACAAAAGCCGGAAGAAGTTATTCGGAGGGCTGTAGTTGCATCAAGCAATATTGGTGATTTAGTTTTTGACCCATTCTGCGGCAGTGGCACAACGGGAGTCGTATGTAAAAAATTAAAGAGAAGATTTGTAGGTATTGATAATAATATAGAATATTTGAATATAGCCAAGAATAGATTATTAGCGATCAATAATAAAACAAATGTCCGGGAAACACAGTATAATTAA
- a CDS encoding AlwI family type II restriction endonuclease, which translates to MLKVSKKRMMPWCLGNTTVRSPFRLRDGLVALSMSSMQGNLRGRTQEIALRSLLEKQGIVILRDDKTYSIGRKWRSALNKLGFLYPEAPPASGISQSEIGPIDMITRNGWRLIRADTVPAMQECFLRALAAHYIPSVLERNFNFSVFSPLRHTLSVMLELEKWTGESRLNFIEMALVVQLTSSDNALDEIVAQVLSLREQRLAAPNKRNFDRQKREAAAALHNYAAGTFNDYADANLRYLKATGLVQSKGRGISLASEKHVFIEKLIQDEEIPDSDRAYLVTLCNGAPLPTDSKDSSLAVLDDLLHQINKRGIPFDMSGKPTDTTADIAIIRYQIEDILSKLSEEEYAVRQAGEWEEIACYMELIIKRRGKKTLPNGVEIEVPQAEAPAYFEWVLWRAFLALNSLANKPYEARRFKIDQDFLPVGTAPGNGPDLIFEFEDFVVVVEVTLTDNSRQEAVEGESVRRHVATLVSQYETQSGKPVYGLFIANRIDSNTAETFRIGVWYTRTDDKMRLDIIPATLEQFKTIFETLFKSGHVEVGFIRELLDLCGGLRQANEAPAWKREIETIIGQRTKQFYLDSLPSQH; encoded by the coding sequence ATGCTAAAAGTAAGTAAAAAACGCATGATGCCGTGGTGCTTGGGAAATACAACTGTCCGCAGCCCGTTCCGGTTGCGTGATGGTCTGGTGGCATTGTCTATGTCATCGATGCAGGGCAACTTGCGTGGCCGGACACAAGAAATCGCTTTGCGCAGTTTGTTGGAAAAACAAGGCATTGTTATACTTCGCGATGATAAAACCTACAGCATAGGGCGTAAATGGCGCTCTGCCCTGAATAAACTGGGATTTCTTTACCCGGAAGCGCCGCCCGCCTCCGGCATTTCACAAAGCGAAATCGGCCCCATAGACATGATTACGAGGAACGGCTGGCGGCTGATTCGAGCCGATACCGTTCCGGCGATGCAGGAGTGTTTTTTGCGGGCGCTGGCCGCGCATTACATCCCTTCCGTATTGGAAAGGAATTTCAATTTTTCGGTATTCTCACCGCTGCGGCACACTCTGTCCGTCATGTTGGAGTTGGAGAAGTGGACAGGGGAAAGTCGTCTCAATTTTATTGAAATGGCCCTTGTAGTACAACTCACCAGCAGCGACAATGCCCTTGATGAGATTGTTGCGCAAGTGTTGTCGTTACGGGAACAACGACTTGCCGCACCCAATAAACGTAATTTCGACAGACAGAAACGCGAAGCAGCCGCCGCGCTTCACAACTACGCTGCCGGCACATTCAACGATTACGCCGACGCCAATTTGCGCTATCTCAAGGCAACAGGGCTTGTCCAGAGCAAAGGCCGCGGCATCTCGCTGGCGTCCGAGAAGCATGTTTTCATTGAAAAACTGATTCAAGATGAAGAGATTCCAGATTCTGACCGCGCTTACCTCGTAACCTTGTGCAATGGCGCACCGTTGCCTACCGATAGCAAGGATTCCTCGCTGGCCGTGCTGGACGACCTGTTGCACCAGATTAACAAGCGCGGCATTCCCTTTGATATGTCGGGAAAACCGACTGATACCACGGCAGACATAGCAATCATTCGCTACCAGATTGAAGATATTTTATCGAAACTGAGTGAAGAAGAATATGCAGTGCGGCAAGCGGGGGAATGGGAAGAGATCGCCTGTTACATGGAGCTCATCATTAAACGCCGAGGTAAAAAGACCCTTCCGAATGGCGTGGAAATCGAAGTGCCGCAGGCCGAAGCGCCTGCCTATTTTGAATGGGTGCTATGGCGCGCTTTCCTTGCCTTAAACAGTCTGGCAAACAAGCCGTACGAGGCGAGACGCTTCAAGATCGACCAGGATTTTTTACCTGTCGGCACTGCGCCGGGGAATGGCCCCGACCTGATTTTTGAATTTGAAGATTTTGTGGTCGTGGTTGAGGTTACACTCACTGATAACTCACGACAAGAAGCCGTCGAGGGAGAATCTGTCCGCCGTCATGTAGCAACTCTTGTATCCCAATATGAGACGCAATCCGGCAAGCCTGTATATGGGCTGTTCATTGCAAACCGGATAGACTCCAACACTGCAGAAACATTCAGAATCGGAGTTTGGTACACTCGCACGGATGACAAAATGCGTTTAGACATAATTCCGGCGACACTCGAACAGTTCAAAACAATTTTTGAAACCTTGTTTAAGTCTGGCCATGTTGAGGTTGGCTTTATCCGTGAATTGTTAGACCTGTGTGGCGGCTTGCGACAAGCGAATGAGGCGCCGGCATGGAAGCGGGAAATTGAAACAATCATAGGACAGAGGACTAAGCAGTTTTACCTTGATTCACTACCGTCCCAGCATTAG
- a CDS encoding Dam family site-specific DNA-(adenine-N6)-methyltransferase produces the protein MSNNLQTALLSKKLTVKPLLKWAGGKTQLLGEIIPKIPEKYGRFIEPFVGGGAVFFAVQPAGGIIADSNPELINLYRSVAADVNGVIERLHRYENTEEMFYAVRALDAAKLSNIEAAARTIFLNKTCFNGLYRVNKSGQFNVPFGRYKKPKIVDEDALNAASELLRKTTIICGDYKTVLKENAQPGDFIFLDPPYLPVSEYSDFKRYTKEQFYEEDHIELAEEVHRLHELGCFVILTNSNHPLVHEQYRKFAVEAVQTKRHISCDGKGRTGEDLIVTVLPKPRFNLRLVPSPLPRQAMQYPSTRYMGSKNKLLSEIWAVASQFQFNTALDLFSGSGVVSYMFKSHGKAVVSNDYMAMSATFAKALIENNKITLPRTEAEELLEPKKPVDRFVETKFQGLYFSDDDNRLIDIVRTNIKEVKNPYKRAIAMTGLIRACLKKRPRGIFTYIGQRYDDGRKDLLMSFRAQFLDAVEVVNAAVFDNGKSNKAHNGDAMTLRNSEAGLVYIDPPYYSPLSDNEYVRRYHFVEGLARDWQGVEIQEHTITKKFKSYPTPFSSRKGAAEAFDRLFKRFRSSVLVVSYSSNSKPTLEEMVAIMTKHKRHVDVVPVDYKYSFGTQAHKVGDNNNDVQEYFFVGY, from the coding sequence ATGAGCAATAACCTGCAGACAGCCTTACTTTCGAAAAAGTTGACGGTAAAGCCGCTATTGAAGTGGGCAGGCGGCAAGACTCAGCTATTAGGCGAGATCATTCCCAAAATTCCCGAGAAATACGGTCGATTTATTGAACCATTTGTGGGTGGCGGAGCGGTTTTTTTTGCAGTGCAGCCTGCGGGAGGAATCATCGCCGACAGCAATCCAGAGTTAATTAATCTCTATCGTTCGGTTGCTGCTGATGTTAACGGTGTTATCGAGCGCCTTCACCGATATGAAAATACCGAAGAAATGTTTTATGCCGTTCGTGCATTGGATGCGGCCAAACTGTCCAACATCGAGGCAGCCGCGCGGACCATTTTCTTAAATAAAACGTGTTTTAACGGCTTGTACCGGGTCAATAAATCTGGCCAATTCAATGTTCCCTTTGGACGATACAAAAAACCTAAAATCGTTGATGAAGACGCACTAAATGCCGCTTCCGAATTGCTCAGAAAGACAACAATAATTTGTGGTGACTACAAAACAGTTTTAAAAGAAAACGCACAACCGGGCGACTTCATTTTTCTGGACCCGCCTTATCTGCCTGTTTCAGAGTATTCAGACTTCAAACGCTACACAAAAGAGCAGTTTTATGAAGAGGATCATATCGAACTGGCGGAGGAGGTTCACCGGCTGCATGAATTGGGCTGCTTTGTCATCCTGACAAACTCTAATCATCCTTTGGTTCATGAACAGTACCGGAAATTTGCCGTGGAGGCGGTGCAAACAAAACGGCACATTTCCTGCGATGGCAAAGGACGAACGGGAGAGGATTTGATTGTCACTGTTCTGCCCAAGCCACGTTTTAATCTACGATTAGTCCCGTCGCCGCTGCCTCGGCAAGCCATGCAATACCCTTCAACTCGTTATATGGGATCAAAAAACAAGCTGCTTAGCGAAATTTGGGCGGTTGCTTCGCAATTTCAATTTAATACGGCTCTGGACCTGTTTTCCGGTTCTGGCGTGGTCAGCTATATGTTCAAATCCCACGGTAAGGCCGTGGTAAGCAATGACTATATGGCTATGTCGGCTACTTTCGCCAAAGCCCTGATTGAAAACAACAAAATCACCTTGCCGCGCACCGAGGCGGAGGAGTTGCTTGAACCGAAAAAACCGGTTGATCGTTTCGTTGAAACCAAGTTTCAAGGACTGTATTTCAGCGATGACGATAACCGCCTGATCGACATCGTTCGAACCAATATCAAGGAGGTAAAGAATCCGTATAAACGGGCTATCGCTATGACGGGATTGATTCGGGCGTGTCTTAAGAAGCGTCCTCGCGGAATTTTTACATATATCGGCCAACGTTATGACGATGGCCGAAAAGACTTGTTAATGTCGTTTCGCGCGCAGTTTCTCGATGCCGTTGAGGTGGTTAATGCCGCCGTTTTCGATAACGGCAAGTCCAACAAAGCGCATAACGGCGATGCAATGACATTGCGGAACAGCGAGGCTGGATTGGTCTATATCGACCCGCCGTACTATTCACCCTTGTCGGATAACGAATATGTCCGCCGCTACCACTTCGTTGAGGGATTGGCGCGAGATTGGCAAGGCGTGGAAATTCAGGAACACACTATCACCAAGAAATTCAAATCCTATCCTACTCCGTTTTCATCCCGCAAGGGAGCGGCGGAAGCCTTTGACAGGTTATTTAAACGGTTCCGGAGCAGCGTGCTTGTCGTTTCCTATTCGTCCAACAGTAAGCCGACATTAGAAGAAATGGTTGCCATCATGACGAAGCATAAGCGCCATGTCGATGTTGTGCCCGTTGATTATAAATACTCCTTTGGCACTCAAGCGCACAAGGTGGGCGATAATAACAACGATGTGCAGGAATATTTTTTTGTAGGATATTGA
- a CDS encoding ParB N-terminal domain-containing protein → MEIMAPAPSAAHEEGKLYQVPIMDFKPDPDQPRKVIDPDALAELAASIAKLVVIQPLLFREAGCGNGRQKILLM, encoded by the coding sequence ATGGAAATCATGGCACCCGCACCATCAGCAGCTCACGAAGAGGGCAAGCTCTACCAGGTCCCGATTATGGACTTTAAACCGGACCCTGACCAACCCCGGAAGGTGATCGACCCCGACGCCCTCGCGGAGCTTGCCGCCTCGATTGCAAAGCTTGTGGTCATCCAGCCGCTGCTTTTCCGCGAGGCAGGATGTGGCAATGGGAGGCAGAAAATTCTTTTGATGTAA
- a CDS encoding glycosyltransferase family 9 protein, whose amino-acid sequence MIIQLGDIGDVVWTLPALAAIRKAWPGVELSVLLRAGSASLLDAEILPPKTFEVPQSGKSLVKDLISSFSLISSLRREHFDLVFDFRADERGGYMAFLTGSPRRAARYYPSMRGLRNHLFTHLVGWNGKPLAVGAADQSLYILRAFGIETEDAVPRLNLSEGARRRAADIIASLGLPVFLGEAGFSAAVAVGGSAVKSWITLNPFSRWSYKEWGAEKWVRIIDWLYAEYKIKVVIIGSSGEKKRAEAIVAACPCRSFSIAGATTLAELAGVLSYSRLHVGVDSAAPHIAAAVGTPTVTIYGPSDWRYWTPPGKNNRVVVSGMSCAPCSLKGCNGGGKSLCLETLEVSRVQAVIREALAMNL is encoded by the coding sequence TTGATAATCCAGTTGGGCGATATCGGGGATGTCGTCTGGACGTTGCCTGCGCTTGCCGCGATACGCAAAGCCTGGCCTGGAGTGGAGCTGTCCGTCCTGCTGCGGGCGGGGAGTGCCTCTCTTCTGGATGCCGAAATACTGCCACCGAAAACCTTCGAGGTTCCCCAAAGCGGAAAATCGCTTGTTAAAGACCTTATTAGTTCGTTTTCACTGATATCATCGCTTCGCCGGGAACATTTTGACCTCGTCTTCGACTTCCGGGCGGATGAACGGGGGGGGTACATGGCCTTTCTGACCGGGTCGCCCCGGCGCGCCGCCCGCTATTATCCTTCTATGCGCGGTTTGCGCAACCATTTGTTTACCCACTTGGTCGGCTGGAACGGCAAACCGCTCGCAGTTGGAGCGGCCGACCAGTCGTTGTATATCCTGCGGGCCTTCGGGATAGAAACCGAGGATGCCGTTCCCAGACTGAACCTGTCAGAAGGAGCGCGGCGGCGGGCGGCGGACATTATTGCCTCTCTGGGGCTTCCTGTTTTCCTGGGAGAGGCCGGCTTTTCAGCGGCCGTTGCGGTTGGCGGAAGCGCCGTAAAAAGCTGGATTACCCTGAACCCCTTTTCCCGCTGGTCATACAAGGAATGGGGGGCTGAAAAGTGGGTGCGGATAATCGACTGGCTGTACGCGGAATATAAAATTAAAGTGGTCATCATCGGCTCGTCCGGTGAAAAAAAGCGGGCCGAGGCGATCGTCGCCGCCTGCCCCTGCAGGTCCTTCAGTATTGCCGGCGCCACGACGCTCGCGGAGCTTGCCGGCGTTCTTTCCTACAGCCGCCTGCATGTCGGCGTAGATTCCGCCGCCCCACACATCGCCGCCGCGGTGGGAACGCCGACCGTGACGATTTACGGCCCTTCCGACTGGCGCTACTGGACGCCGCCGGGAAAAAACAACCGCGTGGTCGTATCCGGCATGTCCTGTGCGCCGTGCTCTCTCAAGGGCTGCAACGGCGGCGGAAAGAGTCTTTGCCTGGAAACGTTGGAGGTAAGCCGCGTACAAGCTGTTATCAGAGAAGCGTTGGCGATGAACTTGTAA
- a CDS encoding FkbM family methyltransferase, with translation MFTRMSFINRKRRDRAWNLFNKIEKNRLGEFEENGEKRFVENILEEFEKTDAERVIFDVGANVGQYSTMLTSVAAARNIKIKLHLFEPAKPCFAELTNRFSQSDNLILNNFGASDSNGTARIFYDEEKSEGASLYQRNLHYYNTEMNKFAEIELRRLDDYIKDKKINHIAFIKLDIEGHELNAFKGLGEYLNHDFIDFLQFEYGGTNLDSHTSLMELYQFLTDRGFLVAKVMPTGLEIRSYSPFMENFQNANYMAVSPTKIKK, from the coding sequence ATGTTTACCCGGATGTCCTTTATAAATAGGAAGAGAAGAGACAGGGCATGGAATCTTTTTAACAAAATCGAGAAGAACCGTCTTGGCGAATTTGAGGAAAACGGCGAAAAACGTTTTGTTGAAAATATCCTGGAAGAATTCGAGAAAACTGACGCCGAAAGGGTGATTTTTGATGTCGGCGCGAACGTAGGACAGTATTCCACCATGCTGACCAGCGTTGCCGCTGCCCGCAACATTAAAATAAAGCTTCATCTCTTCGAGCCTGCAAAACCATGTTTCGCTGAACTTACCAATAGATTTTCTCAATCGGACAACCTCATTCTCAATAATTTTGGGGCATCTGACAGCAACGGCACAGCCAGAATCTTTTACGATGAAGAAAAGAGCGAAGGGGCGTCCCTGTATCAGAGAAATCTTCATTACTACAATACAGAAATGAACAAATTTGCAGAGATTGAGCTTCGCAGACTGGACGACTACATAAAAGATAAAAAAATAAACCACATAGCCTTCATAAAACTCGATATCGAAGGTCATGAATTAAACGCTTTTAAGGGCCTCGGCGAATATTTGAACCATGATTTCATAGACTTTCTGCAATTTGAATATGGCGGCACAAATCTGGACTCTCATACGAGTCTGATGGAGTTATACCAGTTTCTCACAGATCGGGGCTTCCTGGTGGCTAAAGTAATGCCCACAGGTTTAGAGATCAGAAGCTACAGCCCCTTCATGGAAAATTTTCAGAATGCCAACTATATGGCTGTTTCACCGACAAAAATAAAAAAATGA
- a CDS encoding glycosyltransferase, translating to MDDPLKKTRKKFRQWNNTRRLKAELARYDAAFEARRLEVPGDAAILAVMKERFPHLAPKPKGELSIIAVFHDYNWESSSLLPALEKLGRVRHYDWFDEFPHTRHDWRKSLKAKMNRNLVEHVGRWAKAEKPDVIFTYLSGEVVSPETISAFRSWGIPLIHFSLNDKEHFVGKVRDGLAFGSRDICPLFDVCWTSTEDAMKKYCVEGAIPVYLPEGANPDIHKPCDCEKTIDVSFVGQCYGNRPETISRLQQGGIYVEAFGYGWPNGPLSTEEMVHIYSKSRINLGFGGVEGHNETFCLKGRDFEIPMSGGLYLTEYHQELEPIYDLGKEIVVYQGFDDLVRAINRLLAHPEEAEAIRAAGRRRALADHTWEKRFEKIFSLLKLLRI from the coding sequence ATGGATGATCCATTAAAAAAGACCCGCAAAAAATTTCGCCAGTGGAATAACACAAGGAGGCTCAAGGCGGAGCTTGCCCGCTACGATGCCGCCTTTGAAGCACGGCGGCTCGAGGTCCCGGGTGACGCCGCGATCCTGGCGGTGATGAAAGAACGTTTTCCCCATCTTGCTCCCAAACCAAAAGGCGAGCTTTCCATCATCGCCGTCTTTCACGACTACAATTGGGAAAGCTCATCTCTGCTCCCCGCGCTGGAAAAGCTCGGGCGGGTGCGTCATTACGACTGGTTCGACGAGTTTCCCCACACCCGCCATGACTGGCGAAAGAGCCTGAAGGCGAAGATGAATCGGAATCTTGTCGAGCATGTAGGGCGCTGGGCAAAAGCGGAAAAGCCTGACGTTATTTTTACATATCTCTCCGGGGAGGTAGTTTCCCCGGAAACGATCAGCGCCTTTCGTTCCTGGGGAATTCCGCTGATTCACTTCAGCCTGAACGACAAGGAGCATTTTGTCGGCAAGGTAAGAGATGGACTTGCCTTCGGTTCGCGGGATATCTGTCCATTGTTTGATGTATGCTGGACGAGCACCGAGGATGCCATGAAAAAATACTGTGTAGAAGGAGCCATCCCTGTTTATCTCCCCGAGGGGGCCAACCCTGATATTCACAAGCCCTGCGATTGTGAAAAGACGATTGATGTCTCCTTCGTCGGCCAATGTTACGGCAATCGCCCCGAGACGATCAGTCGTTTGCAACAGGGGGGAATCTACGTCGAGGCCTTTGGATACGGCTGGCCGAATGGTCCCCTGTCCACGGAGGAAATGGTCCATATCTACTCGAAAAGCCGAATAAATCTTGGCTTCGGAGGGGTCGAGGGACATAATGAAACATTCTGCCTCAAAGGAAGAGATTTCGAGATCCCAATGAGCGGTGGGCTCTATCTTACTGAATATCACCAAGAATTAGAGCCAATATACGATCTCGGGAAAGAAATTGTTGTTTATCAAGGTTTCGACGATCTCGTGAGGGCGATTAACCGGCTCCTCGCGCATCCGGAGGAAGCCGAGGCTATCCGCGCCGCCGGGCGTCGGCGGGCCCTTGCGGACCATACCTGGGAGAAGCGGTTTGAGAAGATTTTTTCGCTGTTGAAACTTCTGCGCATTTAA
- a CDS encoding class I SAM-dependent methyltransferase, with the protein MERAEKHCILCDSSARSLLFQQGQWSVYRCNGCGLGFLDPRPDPDELNELYRSGYFDSHYNEGLKIDSPEMARRLSQEKHRLHFFGGIKASGRVLDIGCGMGYFLHACRRAGYKVEGMDISTDSAAYVRNTLGIPVTVGIVDDVEYPPESFAVISMWHFLEHAREPVKYLQKAHRWLKPEGILVVDVPNYQGTDAQKMWDSWVGWSLPYHFYHFTPDTQKQLFAKYGFDTVRSKNHLSEYVKEKLDRTIFMRPFSRMIARRYSGHSYAVVAKKRDGQQG; encoded by the coding sequence ATGGAAAGAGCTGAAAAACATTGCATCCTCTGCGACAGTTCCGCGAGAAGCCTTCTTTTTCAACAGGGGCAATGGAGCGTTTACCGCTGCAACGGCTGTGGGTTAGGTTTTCTGGATCCGCGACCTGATCCTGATGAATTGAACGAGCTTTACCGGAGCGGCTATTTTGACAGCCATTACAACGAGGGTTTGAAAATCGATTCACCGGAAATGGCAAGGCGTTTGTCGCAGGAAAAGCATCGGCTGCACTTCTTTGGTGGAATAAAGGCATCGGGGAGGGTTCTCGATATCGGCTGCGGTATGGGCTATTTCCTCCACGCCTGTCGGCGCGCCGGTTACAAGGTGGAGGGAATGGACATATCTACCGACTCGGCTGCTTACGTCCGCAATACACTGGGGATTCCCGTTACCGTTGGGATTGTTGACGATGTCGAGTATCCTCCGGAGTCGTTTGCCGTCATTAGCATGTGGCATTTTCTCGAACACGCGCGCGAGCCGGTGAAATACCTGCAGAAGGCCCATCGCTGGCTGAAACCGGAGGGAATACTCGTTGTCGACGTTCCCAATTATCAGGGAACGGATGCACAAAAGATGTGGGACAGTTGGGTCGGCTGGTCGCTTCCGTATCACTTTTATCATTTCACGCCGGATACCCAGAAACAGCTCTTTGCCAAATACGGGTTCGATACTGTGCGCAGTAAAAATCATCTTTCCGAATACGTCAAGGAGAAGCTCGACAGGACCATCTTTATGAGACCATTTTCCAGAATGATTGCCCGCCGTTATTCCGGGCACAGTTATGCGGTCGTCGCTAAAAAGAGAGACGGGCAACAAGGGTGA
- a CDS encoding glycosyltransferase family 2 protein translates to MSCYAAGVELPDVSVVIVTYNTADLIGECLSSVERDEGPAREIFVVDNASTDGGAELLCNSHPEINLIANKENRGFAAANNQALPLCRGRYIFYLNPDTKLAASDVFQKCVRFMDVNPHIGLAGVKLVNPDGSLQESVSYRYPGEKLTRGEVARLKGEIACVMGAGMIARADLVRKLGGFDESFTLYGEDQDLCLRIRKAGYEIGFIEGAVVLHYGGQSERLSLPAEVWRKKTFAEYHFYRKHYSSHSVARIRRADLLKARYRLLTLGIMKMFAKINTEADEKMVKYRAICNALEELKQDEVIDGKS, encoded by the coding sequence ATGAGCTGTTATGCCGCTGGGGTGGAACTGCCGGACGTTTCTGTTGTTATCGTCACATACAATACGGCGGACCTGATCGGGGAGTGCCTTTCTTCCGTGGAGCGGGATGAAGGTCCGGCGCGGGAGATCTTTGTCGTCGATAACGCCTCGACGGACGGAGGCGCGGAGCTGCTGTGCAATAGTCATCCGGAGATAAACTTGATCGCAAATAAGGAAAACCGCGGATTTGCCGCTGCCAACAACCAGGCTCTTCCCCTCTGCCGGGGGCGATATATCTTCTATCTCAATCCGGACACGAAACTGGCCGCCTCCGATGTGTTTCAGAAATGCGTCCGGTTTATGGACGTCAATCCGCATATTGGCCTCGCCGGCGTCAAATTGGTAAATCCCGATGGGAGTTTGCAGGAATCGGTATCTTACCGCTATCCGGGAGAAAAGTTGACCCGAGGGGAGGTTGCCCGATTGAAGGGAGAGATCGCCTGTGTTATGGGCGCTGGCATGATTGCCCGTGCCGATCTTGTCAGAAAGCTCGGTGGTTTCGACGAAAGCTTTACACTGTACGGAGAAGATCAGGATCTCTGCTTGAGGATAAGAAAAGCGGGTTATGAGATTGGGTTTATCGAAGGCGCCGTTGTTCTTCATTATGGGGGACAGAGTGAAAGGCTTTCACTGCCTGCCGAGGTATGGAGAAAAAAGACTTTCGCTGAGTACCATTTTTATCGTAAGCATTACTCTTCGCATAGCGTCGCCCGGATTCGCAGAGCCGATCTGCTGAAAGCTCGTTATCGGCTCTTAACGCTTGGGATTATGAAAATGTTCGCAAAGATAAATACCGAGGCGGACGAAAAAATGGTTAAATACCGGGCGATCTGCAATGCCCTCGAAGAGCTAAAGCAAGATGAGGTGATTGATGGAAAGAGCTGA
- a CDS encoding glycosyltransferase family 2 protein: MDISIIIVNWNTRELLKNCIASIKENVRGLACEIIVVDNASADGSVAMLREEFPEVVVIENSENRGFGAANNQALRIMRGRYALLLNSDTVLCEHAVDRLFACMGDHPDAAMVCGQLLNADGSKQNSIASFPNLFTLLMNTSLLEYLFPARFPSKRYNHKGPLEVDSCIGACLMVRKQAIYEVGMFDERYFFFFEETDWALAMRKAGWKSYLLPEAQIYHLQGQSIGGNIKSRVEFYRSRYQFFRKWKNRPVYLLLRFVIVVRLFINWVLTTCGTLLTLGLNRELRDKFVVYGKLLAMHLMGGL, from the coding sequence ATGGATATATCGATCATCATCGTCAACTGGAATACCCGTGAATTGCTGAAAAACTGCATCGCTTCGATCAAAGAAAACGTCCGGGGGCTGGCCTGCGAAATTATTGTGGTTGACAACGCCTCGGCGGATGGCAGTGTCGCGATGCTTCGGGAGGAATTTCCTGAGGTTGTCGTGATCGAAAACAGCGAAAACAGGGGCTTCGGCGCCGCGAACAACCAGGCACTGCGGATCATGCGGGGGCGCTATGCGCTTTTGCTCAATTCCGACACGGTTCTTTGCGAACACGCCGTCGATAGGTTGTTTGCCTGCATGGGGGACCATCCGGATGCGGCGATGGTCTGCGGCCAACTGCTCAACGCCGACGGCAGCAAGCAGAACTCCATCGCCAGTTTTCCGAATTTGTTTACGCTGCTTATGAACACCTCGCTGCTCGAATATCTTTTCCCGGCAAGATTTCCGAGCAAGCGTTACAATCACAAGGGTCCTCTGGAGGTTGACTCCTGCATCGGCGCCTGTCTGATGGTTCGCAAGCAGGCGATCTATGAGGTCGGGATGTTCGACGAGCGCTATTTTTTCTTTTTCGAGGAGACGGATTGGGCGCTTGCGATGCGCAAGGCGGGGTGGAAGAGCTACCTGTTGCCGGAGGCGCAGATATACCATCTCCAGGGGCAAAGCATCGGCGGGAACATCAAATCAAGAGTGGAATTCTACCGTTCGCGCTATCAATTTTTCCGGAAATGGAAAAACCGTCCCGTTTATCTGCTTTTGCGCTTTGTCATAGTCGTGCGCCTTTTTATAAACTGGGTTCTGACGACCTGCGGCACCCTTCTGACGCTCGGGTTGAATAGAGAATTGCGCGATAAATTCGTGGTCTATGGAAAGCTTTTGGCCATGCATCTGATGGGGGGGTTGTGA